A region from the Corallococcus silvisoli genome encodes:
- a CDS encoding family 2B encapsulin nanocompartment shell protein: MANSEKNVAAHESQSLSTAGARQLATTTKTQPQMQGISPRWLLRVLPWVQVSGGTFRVNRRLTYTVGDDRLNFSNIGVKVEIIPEELLKLPLMRGFEDVDGLLIRTLASRFTQRQYKPGENIVEAGQSAEHVFLLAHGKAQKLGAGKYGDPVVLDTLADGDHFGDQAVVESNDVWPFTVKALTACTVMALPQEVFESLISQSPVLAAHVERFKAKLKRPQDKAGQASIALAAGHHGEPVLPGTFVDYELKPREYELSVAQTILRVHTRVSDIFNDPMNQTQEQLRLTLEALKERKEHELINNPEFGLLHNADLKQRINTRSGPPTPDDLDELLSRRRKTRFMLAHPRAIAAFGRECNKRGLYPTVVDVEGQKMQAWRGVPLLPCDKLPITRENTSAILAMRIGPDDQGVIGLHNAGIPDEVEPSLTVKRMDINGQAMAQYLVSTYYSAAVLVPDALGVLENVALGG, encoded by the coding sequence ATGGCGAACTCAGAGAAGAACGTCGCGGCGCACGAAAGCCAGAGCCTCAGCACGGCCGGGGCGCGTCAGCTGGCGACGACGACCAAGACGCAGCCGCAGATGCAGGGCATCTCGCCCCGCTGGCTGTTGCGCGTGCTGCCCTGGGTGCAGGTGTCGGGTGGCACGTTCCGCGTCAACCGCCGGCTGACCTACACCGTGGGTGACGACCGCCTGAACTTCAGCAACATCGGCGTCAAGGTGGAGATCATCCCGGAGGAGCTGCTCAAGCTGCCGCTGATGCGGGGCTTCGAGGACGTGGATGGGCTGCTCATCCGCACGCTGGCCAGCCGCTTCACCCAGCGTCAGTACAAGCCGGGGGAGAACATCGTGGAGGCGGGCCAGTCCGCCGAGCACGTGTTCCTCCTGGCGCACGGCAAGGCGCAGAAGCTGGGCGCGGGCAAGTACGGCGACCCCGTCGTGCTGGACACGCTGGCGGACGGCGACCACTTCGGCGACCAGGCGGTGGTGGAGTCGAACGACGTCTGGCCCTTCACCGTGAAGGCGCTCACCGCCTGCACGGTGATGGCGTTGCCGCAGGAGGTGTTCGAGTCCCTCATCAGCCAGTCGCCGGTGCTGGCGGCGCACGTGGAGCGCTTCAAGGCGAAGCTGAAGCGGCCCCAGGACAAGGCGGGGCAGGCCTCCATCGCGCTGGCCGCCGGCCACCACGGCGAGCCCGTGCTGCCCGGCACCTTCGTGGACTACGAGCTGAAGCCGCGCGAGTACGAGCTGAGCGTGGCGCAGACCATCCTGCGCGTGCACACCCGCGTGTCGGACATCTTCAACGACCCGATGAACCAGACCCAGGAGCAGCTGCGTCTGACCCTCGAGGCGCTGAAGGAGCGCAAGGAGCACGAGCTCATCAACAACCCGGAGTTCGGCTTGCTGCACAACGCGGACCTCAAGCAGCGCATCAACACGCGCTCCGGTCCGCCGACGCCGGACGACCTGGACGAGCTGCTGTCGCGCCGCCGCAAGACGCGCTTCATGCTGGCCCACCCGCGCGCCATCGCGGCGTTCGGCCGGGAGTGCAACAAGCGCGGCCTCTACCCGACGGTGGTGGACGTGGAGGGCCAGAAGATGCAGGCGTGGCGCGGGGTGCCCCTGCTGCCCTGCGACAAGCTGCCCATCACCCGGGAGAACACCAGCGCCATCCTGGCGATGCGCATCGGTCCGGACGACCAGGGCGTCATCGGCCTGCACAACGCCGGCATTCCCGATGAGGTGGAGCCCAGCCTCACCGTGAAGCGCATGGACATCAACGGCCAGGCCATGGCCCAGTACCTGGTGAGCACCTACTACTCCGCCGCCGTGCTCGTCCCCGACGCGCTGGGCGTGCTGGAGAACGTGGCGCTCGGCGGCTGA
- a CDS encoding NHL repeat-containing protein, with protein sequence MLGFAFGGAWGCGRGAPPPDPNNCEDSKAGCPPKEQPSVPGDAPPPGTGSNQTPPPTTQPEQLPPASGVTLWLAKEGTAQDDLALDLAVDPTGDLFTAAAYGYDDLGARVPTDDGVQLVLTRRSGAGQTLWTHAYDVRVDPTPVDLRADVHARVAADGTGALLVAGNLQGTTDLGTGKLGDGAFVAKLSADGVTLWANRVPGELTVTDVAADAQGRLYVAYTAPGTVDLGGEVKGAPGGVAVFAADGTPVLAIAVGSAESDGAAVEPLSLATGADGGVVVAGRFLGTVRFGTTAVQGSSEGSPFVAQYRATGELDWVKVRPSVKGRVRDVSRDAAGDVVLGGDFQGGFAWAGASLKGAATPSAFVAVAAADGTERWAHELGVDASVQGVALQDSGEVLAVGYTYSWLENGTTGQDGLGSAQLFTQRFDPTGQPLASRLFLAAPPEARGELYGLEAVPAVALLPDGDAVLYGDSDRVTDFGVDKLTPQRADIFLLRVKD encoded by the coding sequence GTGCTGGGTTTCGCGTTCGGCGGAGCGTGGGGGTGCGGGCGCGGGGCGCCGCCGCCCGACCCCAACAACTGCGAGGACTCGAAGGCGGGGTGTCCTCCCAAGGAGCAGCCCTCGGTGCCCGGCGACGCGCCACCGCCGGGCACGGGCTCCAACCAGACGCCGCCTCCGACCACGCAGCCGGAGCAGCTGCCGCCCGCGTCGGGCGTGACGCTGTGGCTGGCGAAGGAGGGCACCGCGCAGGACGACCTGGCGCTGGACCTGGCGGTGGACCCCACCGGCGACCTCTTCACCGCGGCGGCGTACGGCTACGACGACCTGGGCGCCCGCGTCCCCACGGATGACGGCGTGCAACTGGTACTGACGCGGCGCTCGGGCGCGGGGCAGACGCTGTGGACCCATGCGTACGACGTGCGCGTGGACCCCACGCCCGTGGACCTTCGCGCCGACGTCCACGCCCGCGTGGCGGCGGACGGGACCGGCGCGCTGCTGGTGGCCGGGAACCTCCAGGGCACGACGGACCTGGGCACGGGCAAGCTCGGCGATGGCGCCTTCGTCGCGAAGCTGTCCGCGGACGGCGTCACGCTCTGGGCGAACCGCGTCCCCGGCGAGCTGACGGTCACGGACGTGGCCGCGGACGCGCAGGGCCGACTGTACGTGGCCTATACCGCGCCGGGCACGGTGGACCTGGGCGGCGAGGTGAAGGGCGCCCCCGGCGGGGTGGCGGTGTTCGCGGCGGACGGCACGCCGGTGCTCGCCATCGCCGTGGGCAGCGCGGAGTCCGACGGCGCGGCCGTGGAGCCCTTGTCCCTGGCGACAGGCGCGGACGGCGGCGTGGTGGTGGCGGGGCGCTTCCTGGGCACGGTGCGCTTCGGCACCACCGCCGTGCAGGGCTCCAGCGAGGGCAGCCCGTTCGTGGCGCAGTACCGGGCCACCGGCGAGCTCGACTGGGTGAAGGTCCGGCCCAGCGTGAAGGGCCGCGTGCGGGACGTGAGCCGCGACGCCGCGGGCGACGTGGTGCTGGGCGGCGACTTCCAGGGCGGCTTCGCCTGGGCGGGCGCGTCGCTGAAGGGCGCGGCGACGCCCAGCGCCTTCGTCGCGGTGGCGGCCGCGGACGGCACCGAGCGCTGGGCGCACGAGCTGGGCGTGGACGCGTCCGTGCAGGGCGTGGCCCTCCAGGACTCCGGCGAGGTGCTGGCGGTGGGCTACACGTACTCCTGGCTGGAGAACGGCACCACCGGCCAGGACGGCCTGGGGTCCGCGCAGCTCTTCACCCAGCGCTTCGACCCCACCGGACAGCCGCTCGCCTCGCGCCTCTTCCTGGCCGCCCCACCGGAGGCCCGGGGTGAGCTGTACGGGCTGGAGGCCGTGCCCGCGGTGGCGCTGCTGCCAGACGGAGACGCGGTGCTGTATGGCGATTCCGACCGCGTCACCGACTTCGGCGTGGACAAGCTCACGCCCCAGCGCGCGGACATCTTCCTCTTGCGCGTGAAGGACTGA
- a CDS encoding 4a-hydroxytetrahydrobiopterin dehydratase codes for MAYDRTLLTPDALQTFLSNHPAWKHEGGMIRRTYEAPSFLEGIAFVERVAKAAEAADHHPDIDIRWRKVTLALVTHDAGGLTSRDTGLAAEADRLFSEGAGGR; via the coding sequence ATGGCCTACGACCGCACGTTGCTGACCCCGGATGCGCTCCAGACCTTCCTCTCCAACCACCCCGCCTGGAAGCACGAGGGCGGGATGATCCGCCGGACCTACGAAGCGCCCTCCTTCCTGGAGGGCATCGCCTTCGTGGAGCGCGTGGCGAAGGCCGCGGAGGCCGCGGACCACCACCCGGACATCGACATCCGGTGGCGCAAGGTGACGCTGGCGCTGGTGACCCACGACGCGGGCGGCCTCACCTCCCGCGACACCGGCCTGGCCGCGGAGGCGGACCGCCTCTTCAGCGAAGGGGCCGGCGGTCGGTGA
- the glpK gene encoding glycerol kinase GlpK: MAKAKYVLALDQGTTGTHVSILDARLQVVGRSYKELPQHFPKPSWVEHDLNDIWASSEWCIARALKHAGLTGRDIAVVGITNQRETTGLWARDTGEPLGRAIVWQDRRTADICQRLKAQGVEPRVREVTGLVLDPYFSGTKLTWLFSHLKGARKRAERGDVCFGTMDSWLVYKLTGGAAHVTDVSNASRTLLMDLRTLAWDDELCSLLEVPRACLPEIRGNAEVYGTTRGMKSLPDGILVAGMAGDQQAALFGQACFKTGESKCTYGTGAFLLMNTGTQPVRSTAGLLTTVAWKLGNTTHYALEGSSFIAGAAVQWLRDGLKVIKKAPDVEALAASVKDSGDVVFVPALAGLGAPHWRPEARGLFAGIDRSTTVAHLARATLEGVALQIHDLADAMRRDSGRDIPTFKADGGAAANNLLMQYQADLLGVPVVRPRNLETTSLGAAFLGGLGAGVWTSPDAIRRAWKADRTFKPKMKPEVRARHLEKWKQAVSKA; this comes from the coding sequence ATGGCGAAGGCGAAATACGTCCTGGCGCTGGACCAGGGCACCACTGGCACGCACGTCTCCATCCTCGATGCCCGGTTGCAGGTGGTGGGGCGCTCCTACAAGGAGCTGCCCCAGCACTTCCCCAAGCCGTCGTGGGTGGAGCACGACCTGAACGACATCTGGGCCAGCAGCGAGTGGTGCATCGCCCGCGCGCTCAAGCACGCGGGCCTCACCGGCCGAGACATCGCCGTGGTGGGCATCACCAACCAGCGCGAGACGACCGGCCTGTGGGCCCGCGACACGGGCGAGCCCCTGGGCCGCGCCATCGTCTGGCAGGACCGCCGGACGGCCGACATCTGTCAGCGGCTCAAGGCCCAGGGGGTCGAACCGCGCGTGCGCGAAGTCACGGGCCTCGTGCTGGACCCCTACTTCTCCGGCACCAAGCTCACCTGGCTCTTCAGCCACCTGAAGGGCGCCCGGAAGCGCGCCGAGCGCGGCGACGTGTGCTTCGGCACCATGGACTCGTGGCTCGTCTACAAGCTCACCGGCGGCGCCGCCCACGTCACCGACGTGTCCAATGCCAGCCGCACCCTGCTGATGGACCTGCGCACGCTCGCGTGGGACGACGAGCTGTGCTCGCTGCTGGAGGTGCCCCGCGCGTGCCTCCCGGAGATCCGCGGCAACGCGGAGGTGTACGGCACGACGCGCGGCATGAAGAGCCTGCCGGACGGCATCCTGGTGGCGGGCATGGCCGGCGACCAGCAGGCGGCCCTCTTCGGGCAGGCGTGCTTCAAGACGGGCGAATCCAAGTGCACCTACGGCACCGGCGCCTTCCTGCTGATGAACACCGGCACCCAGCCGGTGCGCTCCACCGCGGGCCTGCTCACCACCGTGGCGTGGAAGCTGGGCAACACCACGCACTACGCGCTGGAGGGCAGCTCCTTCATCGCGGGCGCCGCCGTGCAGTGGCTGCGCGACGGGCTCAAGGTCATCAAGAAGGCCCCGGACGTGGAGGCGCTGGCCGCCAGCGTGAAGGACTCCGGCGACGTCGTCTTCGTCCCGGCGCTCGCGGGCCTGGGCGCGCCCCACTGGCGCCCGGAGGCGCGGGGCCTGTTCGCCGGCATCGACCGGTCCACCACCGTGGCGCACCTGGCGCGCGCGACGCTGGAGGGCGTGGCCCTTCAAATCCACGACCTGGCGGACGCCATGCGCCGCGACAGCGGGCGGGACATCCCCACCTTCAAGGCGGACGGCGGCGCGGCGGCCAACAACCTGCTCATGCAGTATCAGGCGGACCTGCTGGGCGTGCCGGTGGTGCGCCCGCGCAACCTGGAGACCACGTCCCTGGGCGCGGCCTTCCTGGGCGGCCTGGGCGCGGGCGTGTGGACCAGCCCGGACGCCATCCGCCGCGCGTGGAAGGCGGACCGCACCTTCAAGCCGAAGATGAAGCCCGAGGTGCGCGCGCGCCACCTGGAAAAATGGAAGCAGGCGGTTTCGAAGGCATGA